One window of the Nicotiana tabacum cultivar K326 chromosome 4, ASM71507v2, whole genome shotgun sequence genome contains the following:
- the LOC107763793 gene encoding nuclear pore complex protein NUP96, translating to MEVDLGTHDQLIVSQSQCKRRKVSLDGVALDQIFGENEAALPTLRSTDYFTEPCLSELAIRELISPGYCSSVQDFTVGRFGYGFVKFFGETDVRGLDLDRIVTFSRHEVVVYEDENDKRPVGEGLNKPAEVTLLLKIRSSKNCDVDSSREMVEKLRCRTERQGARFISFNPSNGEWKFSVRHFSRFGLMDDDEEDMIMDDVSPEVLDPVDMNGGDVSYIDEETTLVNTTDLSHSLPAHLGLDPMKMKEMRMLMFPAEEEDVDDYHCVPSDRKPQFSKESSKSPFQHKYPRISPPLTRKTPLALTEYKHGSFGSDSPGSILLTQQNKGVLLKTTKAEGLKLDLRQQTPISGSHSHNVVDAGLFMRRSFGVGWGPNGVLIHSGAPVGSKDNQSLSSIINLEKVAFDQVARDENKKFKEELVDLCFDSPLLLHKEISHETKEFGEGPFTLKLQRVVCDRVMLSDVCRSYIGIVERQLEVPGLSSASRVLLMHQAMIWELIKVLFSSRQLSGKSKSLEDEDEEDMIPDTRETVSDVDPEALPVIRRAEFSYWLQESVCHRVQEEVSSLNDSSDLQHMFLLLTGRQLDAAVELAASRGDVRLACLLSQAGGSMVNRSDVVRQLDLWRVNGLDFNFVETERIRVLELVAGNIHRALHDVDIDWKRFLGLLMWYQLPPETELPVLFRAYQRLLNEGKAPSPVPVYIDEGPVEVSMNWHAVKHFDLGYYLMLLHANQEIDFSALKTMFSAFASTNDPLDYHMIWHQRAVLEAIGAFSSNDLHLLDISFISQLLCLGQCHWAVYVALHMPHREDCPYLQAALIREILFQYCETWSSQDLQRQFIEDLGIPSAWLNEALATYFNYYSEFPKALEHFLECGKWQKAHTIFITSVAHSLFLSEEHSEIWRLAASMEDHKSEIEDWDLGAGIYVTFYLLRSSFQEDHDAMNQEGSLENKNSDCTDFISRLNNSLAVWTSRLPVEARVVYSKMAEEICNLLLSDSGGSSENEVQLSCYDTIFKAPIPEVTRAYHLQDAVSLFTSYLSEVAS from the exons ATGGAAGTTGATTTAGGGACTCATGACCAACTTATTGTTTCTCAATCTCAATGTAAAAGAAGAAAAGTATCCCTTGACGGCGTAGCTTTAGATCAGATTTTCGGCGAGAATGAAGCTGCTTTACCTACCTTGCGATCTACTGATTATTTTACTGAGCCTTGCTTGAGTGAATTGGCTATTAGGGAGCTTATAAGCCCAGGGTATTGCAGCAGTGTTCAAGATTTTACTGTTGGGAGGTTTGGATATGGGTTTGTCAAGTTTTTTGGGGAAACAGATGTTAGAGGGTTGGATTTGGATCGAATTGTGACGTTTAGCAGGCACGAGGTGGTTGTATATGAAGATGAAAATGACAAGCGCCCAGTTGGCGAGGGACTTAACAAGCCTGCTGAAGTAACTTTGCTACTGAAAATACGATCCTCCAAAAATTGTGATGTGGATTCTTCTAGAGAAATGGTGGAGAAGTTGAGATGTAGAACTGAGAGGCAAGGAGCACGTTTTATCTCGTTTAATCCATCAAATGGAGAATGGAAATTCTCCGTTCGGCATTTCAGCAGATTTGGTTTGatggatgatgatgaagaagatatgATAATGGATGATGTGTCTCCAGAAGTTCTAGACCCGGTGGATATGAATGGAGGAGACGTTTCCTACATTGATGAAGAAACCACCTTAGTCAATACAACTGATCTTTCACATTCTCTTCCTGCTCATCTTGGGTTAGATCCTATGAAGATGAAAGAAATGAGAATGCTGATGTTTCCGGCAGAAGAGGAGGATGTAGATGATTATCATTGCGTGCCTTCTGATAGAAAACCACAATTCAGCAAAGAATCTTCAAAATCCCCTTTCCAGCATAAATACCCGAGAATTAGTCCACCTTTGACTCGCAAGACTCCATTGGCTTTGACCGAATACAAACATGGTAGTTTTGGCTCGGACTCACCAGGGTCCATTTTGCTGACCCAACAAAATAAGGGTGTGCTTCTAAAGACAACAAAGGCTGAAGGTTTGAAGCTGGATCTCAGGCAGCAAACACCTATAAGTGGAAGCCACTCTCATAATGTTGTTGATGCAGGATTGTTCATGCGTAGATCATTTGGAGTTGGCTGGGGGCCTAATGGTGTTCTTATCCATTCTGGCGCGCCAGTTGGTAGTAAAGACAATCAAAGTTTGTCCTCCATAATCAATTTGGAGAAGGTTGCATTTGACCAAGTAGCTAGAGatgaaaataaaaagtttaaggAGGAACTTGTTGATTTGTGTTTTGATTCACCTCTCCTTCTTCACAAGGAAATTAGTCATGAAACCAAAGAGTTTGGGGAGGGACCCTTCACGTTAAAGCTACAAAGAGTTGTGTGTGATCGTGTAATGCTTTCAGATGTATGTCGGAGTTATATTGGTATTGTTGAGAGGCAGTTGGAGGTTCCTGGATTATCTTCAGCATCCCGTGTTCTTCTGATGCACCAAGCAATGATTTGGGAATTAATAAAAGTGCTTTTTTCATCCAGACAATTGAGTGGGAAATCAAAGTCTCTAGAAGATGAGGATGAGGAAGACATGATACCTGATACGAGAGAAACTGTTTCAGATGTTGATCCAGAAGCACTTCCAGTGATAAGGAGAGCAGAATTCAGCTATTGGTTGCAAGAGAGTGTTTGTCATAGGGTGCAGGAGGAAGTAAGCTCTTTGAACGATTCAAGCGATCTACAACATATGTTCTTACTTCTAACTGGTCGGCAGCTGGATGCTGCTGTGGAACTGGCTGCCTCTAGAGGAGATGTGCGACTTGCATGTCTTCTTAGCCAAGCTGGTGGTTCGATGGTTAATCGTTCTGATGTTGTTAGGCAGCTTGATCTTTGGAGAGTAAATGGATTGGATTTCAATTTTGTTGAGACAGAGAGGATTAGGGTTCTTGAGTTGGTTGCTGGCAACATTCATAGAGCTCTGCATGATGTAGACATTGACTGGAAAAGGTTTCTGGGGTTGTTGATGTGGTATCAGCTTCCACCAGAAACTGAATTGCCTGTTTTATTCCGCGCATATCAGCGGCTTCTCAATGAAGGAAAAGCTCCATCTCCTGTTCCAGTTTATATTGATGAAGGACCTGTAGAAGTGTCTATGAATTGGCATGCAGTGAAACATTTTGACCTTGGCTATTATCTTATGCTTCTTCATGCCAATCAAGAAATTGATTTCAGTGCTCTAAAGACGATGTTCAGTGCCTTTGCTTCAACAAATGATCCCCTTGACTACCACATGATCTGGCATCAACGAGCTGTTTTAGAAGCCATTGGTGCTTTCAGTTCTAATGATCTTCATCTCCTAGACATTAGTTTCATTTCTCAGCTGCTGTGTCTTGGTCAATGTCATTGGGCTGTCTATGTGGCGCTTCACATGCCTCACCGTGAAGATTGTCCTTATTTGCAAGCTGCTCTTATAAGGGAAATACTCTTTCAGTATTGTGAAACTTGGAGTTCTCAGGACTTACAGCGACAGTTTATTGAGGATCTAGGTATTCCATCAGCATGGTTGAACGAAGCTTTG GCAACATATTTTAATTACTACTCTGAATTCCCCAAAGCCCTAGAACACTTTTTGGAATGCGGAAAGTGGCAGAAAGCGCACACCATTTTTATAACTTCAGTTGCTCATTCTCTTTTCCTATCAG AAGAACACTCTGAAATATGGAGGCTAGCAGCTTCCATGGAGGACCACAAGTCAGAAATTGAAGATTGGGATCTGGGAGCTGGAATATATGTAACTTTTTATTTGTTGAGAAGTTCTTTTCAGGAGGACCATGACGCTATGAACCAAGAG GGCTCTCTAGAAAACAAAAACAGTGATTGTACAGACTTCATCAGTCGCTTAAACAACTCTTTGGCTGTTTGGACTAGCAGATTGCCTGTCGAAGCAAG GGTGGTTTATTCGAAGATGGCTGAGGAGATATGCAATTTGCTGCTTTCTGATAGCGGTGGAAGTTCAGAAAATGAGGTCCAGCTAAGCTGCTATGATACCATATTCAAGGCACCCATACCTGAAGTTACCCGTGCATACCATTTGCAGGATGCTGTGTCTCTTTTTACATCTTACCTTTCGGAGGTGGCATCATAG
- the LOC107763791 gene encoding uncharacterized protein LOC107763791 isoform X1, whose amino-acid sequence MTRGQSYPEVAGTRWNSRGMCKLCGHHRHQKTKKKGGFYPSSKAANKELERIDQLFHTYANTSSGMIDPEGIEFLCSDLEVEHTDVRILMLAWKMQSEKQGYFSLDEWRRGLKALRADTAQKLKKALPELEKEVRRPSNFVEFYSYAFQYCLTEEKQKSIDVESICLLLDLVLGFEFRPQVDALIQYLKTQTDYKVINMDQWMGFYRFVNEISFPDLSNYDPFLAWPLILDNFVESLRAMHG is encoded by the exons ATGACAAGAGGGCAGAGTTACCCGGAGGTAGCAGGTACTCGATGGAATAGTCGAGGTATGTGCAAGCTATGCGGACACCACCGccatcaaaaaacaaaaaagaaaggagGATTTTACC CTTCAAGTAAAGCAGCAAATAAGGAATTGGAACGTATCGACCAATTATTTCATACATATGCCAATACTTCGTCTGGTATGATTGA CCCGGAAGGAATTGAGTTTCTTTGTTCCGATTTGGAAGTCGAACATACCGACGTCAGGATATTGATGCTTGCATG GAAGATGCAGTCTGAAAAACAAGGATACTTTTCACTG GATGAGTGGCGGAGGGGCCTCAAAGCATTAAGAGCTGACACAGCACAGAAATTGAAGAAAGCACTCCCAGAACTTGAGAAGGAG GTCAGAAGGCCATCAAATTTTGTAGAGTTCTACTCCTATGCGTTTCAGTATTGCTTGACGG AGGAGAAGCAGAAGAGCATAGACGTCGAGAGCATTTGTCTCCTGCTTGATCTCGTTTTAGGGTTTGAATTTCGACCCCAAGTTGACGCCCTTATTCAGTATTTGAAG ACGCAGACTGATTACAAGGTTATAAACATGGATCAATGGATGGGATTTTATAGGTTTGTTAATGAG ATTAGTTTTCCAGACCTGAGCAATTATGACCCCTTCCTTGCCTGGCCACTGATCCTGGATAATTTTGTGGAGTCACTGAGAGCAATGCATGGCTAA
- the LOC107763791 gene encoding uncharacterized protein LOC107763791 isoform X2 translates to MPRTSSKKGVTGSAASTNPAVDLFRSASSKAANKELERIDQLFHTYANTSSGMIDPEGIEFLCSDLEVEHTDVRILMLAWKMQSEKQGYFSLDEWRRGLKALRADTAQKLKKALPELEKEVRRPSNFVEFYSYAFQYCLTEEKQKSIDVESICLLLDLVLGFEFRPQVDALIQYLKTQTDYKVINMDQWMGFYRFVNEISFPDLSNYDPFLAWPLILDNFVESLRAMHG, encoded by the exons ATGCCTCGTACTTCATCCAAGAAAGGCGTAACTGGTTCTGCAGCCTCTACCAATCCTGCCGTCGATTTGTTTCGCTCTG CTTCAAGTAAAGCAGCAAATAAGGAATTGGAACGTATCGACCAATTATTTCATACATATGCCAATACTTCGTCTGGTATGATTGA CCCGGAAGGAATTGAGTTTCTTTGTTCCGATTTGGAAGTCGAACATACCGACGTCAGGATATTGATGCTTGCATG GAAGATGCAGTCTGAAAAACAAGGATACTTTTCACTG GATGAGTGGCGGAGGGGCCTCAAAGCATTAAGAGCTGACACAGCACAGAAATTGAAGAAAGCACTCCCAGAACTTGAGAAGGAG GTCAGAAGGCCATCAAATTTTGTAGAGTTCTACTCCTATGCGTTTCAGTATTGCTTGACGG AGGAGAAGCAGAAGAGCATAGACGTCGAGAGCATTTGTCTCCTGCTTGATCTCGTTTTAGGGTTTGAATTTCGACCCCAAGTTGACGCCCTTATTCAGTATTTGAAG ACGCAGACTGATTACAAGGTTATAAACATGGATCAATGGATGGGATTTTATAGGTTTGTTAATGAG ATTAGTTTTCCAGACCTGAGCAATTATGACCCCTTCCTTGCCTGGCCACTGATCCTGGATAATTTTGTGGAGTCACTGAGAGCAATGCATGGCTAA
- the LOC107763792 gene encoding deSI-like protein At4g17486, with product MICRKNSVRCGRGTVPVYLNVYDLTSINGYAYWLGLGVYHSGVQVHGVEYAFGAHEYPTTGIFEGEPKQCEGFTFRKAILIGWTEMTHREVRGVMEELAEKYRGNAYNLITKNCNHFCNDACLKLTGNPIPSWVNRLARIGLFCNCIIPVSLNSTKVGHHRIEDKACDEGEKKKLRSRSNRLTPSTDSSPSSEEKSCSPPLIKSRSNRSRSPAPSSSALISTST from the exons ATGATTTGCAGAAAGAATTCAGTTAGATGTGGTCGTGGAACAGTACCAGTGTATCTAAATGTGTACGATCTCACTTCTATTAATGGTTATGCTTATTGGCTTGGACTTGGTGTTTACCATTCTGGTGTTCAAG TTCACGGCGTAGAGTATGCATTTGGAGCTCACGAGTATCCAACAACGGGGATATTTGAAGGGGAACCGAAACAGTGCGAGGGATTTACGTTTAGGAAAGCAATTTTGATTGGATGGACAGAGATGACTCATAGAGAAGTGAGGGGAGTAATGGAAGAGCTTGCTGAGAAATACAGAGGAAATGCTTACAACCTTATAACTAAGAATTGTAACCATTTCTGCAATGATGCTTGTCTTAAACTTACAGGCAATCCTATCCCCAGTTGGGTAAATCGACTTGCACGCATCG GTTTATTTTGCAATTGCATTATTCCAGTGAGCTTGAACTCGACCAAAGTTGGCCACCATCGGATTGAAGACAAGGCATGTGATGAAGGGGAGAAGAAGAAACTCAGAAGCCGCTCTAATAGACTGACTCCGTCGACGGATTCATCTCCATCTTCGGAGGAGAAGTCGTGTTCCCCGCCGCTAATCAAAAGTAGAAGCAACAGAAGCAGGAGTCCAGCGCCTTCATCTTCAGCCTTGATATCCACTTCAACATAG